From the Moorena sp. SIOASIH genome, the window TTATCAAGCATAGTGTCACTATGAAGCATATAGTTGAGTTCACGATTGAGCCAATCCTGAAACAGTCTATCCAATATCTCGTCGTACCTTTCCGGTGTTAATTCAGCAGGGATAAATGTTTCTACCATCAAGATATGATAACCCTGAGGAGTTTTGACCGGATTGACCACTTGTCCAATAGGTACACCAAAGACAATCGCTGCTATATCTGGACGTAAATTCCAACGGTAAAGCTTCCCTTCAAAACCGCACTTCTGTCGGCGTTCCTCATCAATGTCATAGATATGAGCTGCTTCATAAAAGCTAATTTCTTTTTCTTCAATTTGATAGAAAAGTTCTTGGGCAAGTTTACCGTTTTCTACAAGGATTTGATAAAGCAAGATTTGGTCAAAATCTAGTCGGTTTTGACCAAAAAACTTTTCCACGTCTTTATCAAATAGAGACTTGGATAACTTTTTAGCTAGCAATTGCTGGCGAATTCCGGCTTCCCAGTCATCGGAAGTAATCATATTATCCGCTAGCCAAGCTAGAGTGTCTGAAGCCTTCTCCAAGCGATTTTGGTGACGGAATTTATCTGCCTCTTCCTGAATTTCTTCGGCGGTGACGGTTAAGTTTCTTTCGACAGCAGCTCGATTAATGACTTTTTGATACAAAATTTTCTCAGAGACGTCTTTGAGCTTGATTTCTCGTTTCAGAAACTCAGTAATTTCCTGTGGTTCAAGAGATGCTCTAGAAAGAATAGTCATGGTTAGGTTTTATTTGCTCAGATTTTAGCTGATGGGGTAATCGGGCAATATATGAGTTAACAGATGTAAGGGATGGGGTGATTCCGACTACTTATCAATTTTATGCTAAAATTGGATCAGATACTGTGATGAAATCAGCATCAGTGAGGGTAGTTGCACTCTGTCCATCCACGGTTCCTTGGACTACAGCTAGAATATCGTTATTGAATTTCACCAAAGTGGCATCAACAATGCCATTACCAGTGCTATCAAATACGTCTAGTAGGATGTCCTCCCCAGATAGTCCCCCAGTTAAACCAATCTTGTCATTGTCAGCAGCATTGAAATCAGTGATTACATCAGCTAGAGAGGGGTCAGTTATCGGACTAGTTGTTTCCAATCCCAGCACAAATGTATCGCTACCGTTTCCCCCTGTGAGAGTATCCGTACCAAAGCCACCAATCAAGACATCGTCCCCATCTCCGCCAGTTAGTTCATCATTGCCCTGAGTACCCCGCACTGTGCTATTGCCATTAATAGTAGTCATGCTCATCACATTGGAGCCTACACCTGCACTCACACTGCTGATTAAGCCATTGCTACTGCTTGAACTCAACCGATTACTTGATAAACTGCTATTTGTGCTATTTGTTTGTGAGTCGTTAGTTACTATCCTAATACCATCGTTACCATTGATAGCGAGGCTATTGTTTGTGATCGTTCTGGAAGAATTGTTTGAAGAATTGTTTGTAGTCGCAGTTGAACTAGTAATTACACTAGGGTTCTCTGGGATACTGTCTGGGATACTGTCTGTGATGCTGTCTGTGATACTGTCTGTGATGCTCTGTGTGATGGGCTTTGTGAACCTCTGTTTGAGCCTCTCTGCAATTCGGCTCAAACGAGGAAATGTAAACCTTATTGTTCTGATGAAACTTCTGTTTAAATCAAACATGGTTCTGAATCGGTTAGAAGCCGTGTATTATTATTAAGCTGCACCTGTTGAACCTGGTTTGTGGAGTGTTAAGTGTTGCATGTGGAGTGTTGACCGTTAACTGCTCTATAGACGAACAAACAGGTCTTACTCCTACCAACCTTCAACCGTTAACTGTCAGCAAAAATCGCTCAATTCAAAAACTATGTCAATTAAATGGTGATTAGCTTAAGCCTTTAACCTGTCTCTATAAGGCTGCTCCACTCATCGGATAATTGTCTGGTAATTGATTGGTAATTGATTGGTAATTGATTGGTAATTAAATATCTATGAGTTTAGGGAGTTTAGGCTCAACCTAAAAAAGGAATGAAAATCTTTTACCCTTCATTCCTAATTCGATTCCCTCCTAATTATCAAGCTAGGGGCTAGGTGCTAGGCTATAGAAAGTTTAGTTACCATCGCCCATCGCCTAGTCTCCCTTACCTATTACCGAAAATTACCGAAAACCCTTATTGATTTATAGCCGGATTTACTACAATCGGTATTATCTATATCTACCGAAAAACAAAGACAAACTGTCAGACTGAGCCCGGAAAAGTCCTTTCCTAGTCCTAGACTCAGCATCAGCACTCGCCTTGGCGATGCTCTTCTTTGAAAACCTGCTATTTATTACTCTTGAATCAGCATCAGTCACTGCTGAGGTTTGATCGCCATCAGCGAATGCATTAGCGTCTGCTAATGCCACGTCAGCTCTAGCAAGTGTTCTGGTATTTGCCTGAGCAATTCCACCGCCTATAATCCAGCTTTCCTGAGCATATTCCCGAAAAAAATTTAGGTTATTAATAATCATTAATCAACCTCTACCTGTATAGCTGTGCCTCTTAGATTGATGATAAGGATGGATAAGCCTCACATTCTTTTATGAATAAAAAGGGGGTTCCTATCCCAAAATCCCTAATTTCAAACTACCTACATTTTAAACTACCTGGGCATCACTAGTTTTTGTTAACTGATAGTTTTCAGTAAACTAAAATTACGAAAACCTTTCTGTTCCAGGTTCTCCGTTCCCTTTTCTTTGTATCCACCCAGTTAATTGGAATTGTTTCCAAATTTGCTCTTTCTATTGGCCTTAATTAAGGGGGAAGCATTGGTCAGTAAATCTAGAGATGAATTTATCCTATATAGAAATGCTTACCCCCAGCAATCTGATCAGGTACTACGATTAGTCCCTACTAAGATTAGTTCACAAAAGCCACAGAAAGAGAAATTGCCGAAGAGCCGAAGGAATTGGCTTGAGCGTCAGTAATGGTTTCAGCCAGACTATCCTTACCAACAGCATCAGCGGTAGCTTCAGCAGTAGCGGCGTTGCCCCGAACCTTCACAATAGACTCAAAGCGCTCTCTGATATCGACCCTTTTATTGATATCAATGTCCTTGAAATCGCGGAAGAATACACGTCCGGAGAATCCTGCGCCAACGATGTTAGTTTCTTCGTTAACAACTTCGATGTGATTTAGGTCAGAAATATTCATGGTTGATCTGCTCTTTGGTTAGTTTTATGTTACTCAACAACTTGGTTGTTGTTACTTTTATTCTACCGCTTCTTATTCAATTTGTATCACTTGTCAAGCCAATTTGGCGGAAACTTGATTAAGTTTGGTAGGTGGCTAAGCAAATGCTTAATCCTAGCAATCTTAGTAGGGAATACGGTTTAGTCCCTACTAAGATTTAGTCCCTACTAAGATTAGTCGACAAAAGCCACAGAAAGAGAAATTGCCGAAGAGCCGAAGGAATTAGCTTGAGCGTCAGTAATGGTTTCAGCCAGACTATCCTTACCTTTAGCATCAGCAGTAGCTTCAGCAGTAGCGGCGTTGCCCCGAACCTTCACAATAGACTCAAAGCGCTCTCTGATATCGACCCTTTTATTGATATCAATGTCCTTGCGATCGCGGAAGAATACACTTCCGGAGAATCCTGCGCCAACGATGTTAGTTTCTTCGTTAACAACTTCGATGTGATTTAGGTCAGAAATATTCATGGTTGGTCTGCTCTTTGGTTAGTTTTATGTTACTCAACAACTTGGTTGTTGTTACTTTTATTCTACCGCTTCTTATTCAATTTGTATCACTTGTCAAGCCAATTTGGCGGAAACTTGATTAAGTTTGGTAGGTGGCTAAGCAAATGCTTAATCCTAGCAATCTTAGTAGGGAATACGGTTTAGTCCCTACTAAGATTTAGTCCCTACTAAGATTAGTCGACAAAAGCCACAGAAAGAGAAATTGCCGAAGAGCCGAAGGAATTAGCTTGAGCGTCAGTAATGGTTTCAGCCAGACTATCCTTACCTTTGGCATCAGCAGTAGCTTCAGCAGTAGCCGCGTTGCCCCGAACCTTCACAAGAGACTCAAAGCGCTCTTGGATATTGACCCTTTTATTGATATCAATGAACTTGCGATCTTTGAAGTATACACTTCCGGAGAATCCTGCGCCAATGATGTTAGTTTCTTCGTTAACAACTTCGATGTGATTTAGGTCAGAAATATTCATGGTTGGTCTGCTCTTTGGTTAGTTTTATGTTACTCAACAACTTGGTTGTTGTTAGTTTCATCCTACCGCTATTAATTGAATTTGTCTCACTTGTCACGCCAATTTGGCTGAAACTTTAGATCGACACTTTTAAGTTAGGTAGCTAACAACAACTTTGGGTTTGTTGTTACTTTAATCCTACCGCTATTAATTGAATTTGTATCACTTGTCACGCCAATTTGGCTGAAACTTTAGCTGGATACTTGATTAAGTTAGGTAGGTTGCTAACAACCCCTTGGTTGTTGTTACTTTAATCCTACCGCTATTACTTGAATTTGTATCACTTGTCACGCCAATTTGGCGGTAAAGTTTTATATCATGTCAGGATAATTACCCTTAATAAAAATCTCCCCTATCTCCCCATCTTCCCATCTCCCCACACCTCCCACCCTCCCCACCCTCTCCTTAATTAATTAAGGGTATTCAACCAGACTTGATATTAGGGATAGTTGAATGTTACAAATTGTTATGAAAAATACCCAAGTTATGGAAAACTAACTTGGGAGTATTAATGCAATTTATGCAGTATCAAAAAATTAAGAAAAACAAAATAAATTCAGCGATTGGGGGACTGTAAGCATTGAGCTATCAGCCCCTCACCTTAATGGTGAGATTACCAGTCACTAGAAAAAGCTTACATTCCTAGTAGTTGAGTAGAATTTTTGCAATTTGTGGTTAAACCACTGTTCTTGAGAGCCCCCTTGCACTAGTTGGCTTCTCCTGTCAAGGGGCTTTGCATAGTCGAGATCTTTAATGTTCCTTAAGCACTTCTGAGCAACTGAAACATTAGACAGGGTACCAGCATCTTCCCTATCCTGCTTAAGGCTGTCGGTTGTAGCTTGATTGAGTGAGTCCATTTTCTCGTTATCCCGTCGCAATCGGCAGTAGGTTCGCGACGGTATGTATTCTAAGGGGTTAAGACCCAAACAACGCAGCATCAAAACACAAGCCCACGAATACTTGCGATCGCGAATTGCTTCTTCAATCAAACTAATCTTTTCAGGATCTAGGGTTTTGCCCAGTTGGCGATTAGAACGACGAAGCATGGAGTAACTCATGATGATTTCTCTTTGATCTGAAGGTCAACGAATTGGATTTGCAGGATTTACGCTTGAACTCTACCTCTAGTTTCAATAGTCAGTGATTCTGGTTGGTCAATTAAGTGAAGAGTTAGAGTACTGATCTAACCATCTGATTTGAGTTGTGAAACCTCCGAAGATGGCGTGATCGGGTGATCGGGTGATCGGGTGATCTCGAAGAATCTCACAACCTGTTCTTTTTTACCAATCAATTACGATTGATAGATCAGGATTCTCTTCTTCTAAATCTCCATCAATCATCGCCATTTTGGACAACACCAGATTATTCCCCCCTTGTCCCTAGTTGACTGACAAACCTGTAAAACTTGAAACACTCTCAGTAAAGACTATTTTGAACCAAGCTTTATGAAAATTTTGTTCAGATTTTGTTCAGATTTTGATCAGATTTTGTGAAAAGACTGTGAAATCCTTTATCCACAGGGAATCCATGACCGTGCTCAATGCTACCTCTGAGCATAAATTTCCATAACTGGGCAAAGCCCACGACTTGTCAGTCAATCCATTTCCCTCTCTTGTACTCCTCTTCCCTGGCTGGTTATGCCACCAGGGTTAATCGACCTGGATTTAGTACCACTCCCATTACCCTACAGGCAGTATGTCGATGGCTAACTTGGGTTAGTCCTGCTATAGATTGACACCACCTTTTTGCAGCTGTCGGATCGGATCTAACAAGAAATCCACAATCCGACGGCGGCGGATAATGATGTCAGCTTTGGCTGTCTGACCAGCTTTGAATCGGATCATTTGATCGTCTTCTGTGACGTAGTCACGGTTTAGGGAAACTTCTACCTCATAAACCGAACCAAGTTGTTGATCAGTTTTGGCATCGGCAGAAAGGGAGGTGACTTTCCCTTTGATGATGCCGTATTCCTGATAGGGATAGGCATCAAGCTTGATTTGCACCGGCATTCCTTCTTTGATAAAGCCTGCCTCCTGATTAGGTAAACTAGCTGATAACACCAGGGGCACATCTTGGGGCGCTACTTCGGCAATGGTTTGACCGGGTTGAAAGACTTCACCAATATTGGCAACGTTGAGGGAGGAAACT encodes:
- a CDS encoding HetP family heterocyst commitment protein → MSYSMLRRSNRQLGKTLDPEKISLIEEAIRDRKYSWACVLMLRCLGLNPLEYIPSRTYCRLRRDNEKMDSLNQATTDSLKQDREDAGTLSNVSVAQKCLRNIKDLDYAKPLDRRSQLVQGGSQEQWFNHKLQKFYSTTRNVSFF
- a CDS encoding peptidylprolyl isomerase, which produces MTILSRASLEPQEITEFLKREIKLKDVSEKILYQKVINRAAVERNLTVTAEEIQEEADKFRHQNRLEKASDTLAWLADNMITSDDWEAGIRQQLLAKKLSKSLFDKDVEKFFGQNRLDFDQILLYQILVENGKLAQELFYQIEEKEISFYEAAHIYDIDEERRQKCGFEGKLYRWNLRPDIAAIVFGVPIGQVVNPVKTPQGYHILMVETFIPAELTPERYDEILDRLFQDWLNRELNYMLHSDTMLDNVESQTVEALSQ